In a genomic window of Helianthus annuus cultivar XRQ/B chromosome 10, HanXRQr2.0-SUNRISE, whole genome shotgun sequence:
- the LOC110885460 gene encoding calmodulin-binding protein 60 B isoform X1, whose protein sequence is MGMKRLHRDDEEDGDDAGPSNQEPKGVGTSSNARNVMPRFSVEELTATLEGLIRGPVRDEVQRVFESFFGKSPRSPSDALQVQSHRTTSLQLRFHTKLLPTYFTGSRIESEDNSALKLVLFDTNCNKIVSNGPFSSLKIAIVPLDGDFPAEDHEDWSQDVFDAKVICAREGKRPLLSGTLVVSLNEGVAELGDVVYTDNSSWRRSRKFRIGAKAQNATAGVRIREARSEAFVVKDQRGESYKKHHPPSLGDEVWRLEKIAKDGVWHARLASHRIYTLKDFLQVYTTNESSLCTLLGGPNNNIWKAIIKHAKACVLDDKVYMYSCVDGIGLLFNSILELVGATFDGENHLSMNQLNDFQKSMVEGLKHQFYKELDGMIPIDDLSVVATPVLGVNFHDKLQMQIPHPYCSGLNDMSKLGVAVGYDGFNLHDGMSSWQANNQTIGFTSDDSDICLSRNGSESGSGSPRGRWCKIRAAMIWVSVRKDVAAKRMAAFDLFSDFRA, encoded by the exons ATGGGAATGAAACGGCTACATAGGGACGACGAGGAGGATGGAGATGACGCTGGACCTTCGAATCAAGAACCGAAGGGAGTTGGAACTTCAAG caaTGCTAGAAACGTGATGCCACGGTTTTCAGTTGAAGAATTAACAGCAACGTTGGAAGGCTTAATTCGTGGACCG GTGCGAGATGAGGTGCAGCGTGTATTTGAATCGTTCTTTGGAAAATCACCAAG ATCTCCTTCTGATGCACTTCAAGTTCAATCGCATAGGACAACGTCCTTGCAGCTTCGTTTTCATACTAAGCTTCTTCCTACATATTTCACCGGCAGTAGGATAGAATCCGAGGACAATAGTGCTCTAAAACTAGTGTTATTCGACACTAACTGTAACAAGATTGTATCAAATGGACCTTTTTCTTCGCTAAAGATAGCGATCGTGCCTCTTGACGGTGATTTTCCGGCTGAGGATCATGAAGATTGGTCTCAGGATGTTTTTGATGCCAAAGTTATATGCGCAAGAGAAGGCAAAAGGCCATTGCTATCCGGGACTTTGGTAGTAAGTCTAAACGAAGGTGTTGCAGAGTTAGGTGATGTAGTTTATACGGATAATTCGAGCTGGAGAAGAAGCCGGAAGTTTAGGATAGGGGCAAAAGCCCAAAATGCAACTGCTGGAGTTAGAATTAGAGAAGCGAGAAGTGAAGCTTTTGTCGTAAAAGATCAGAGGGGAGAGT cATACAAAAAGCACCATCCTCCATCCTTGGGTGATGAAGTATGGCGCTTGGAAAAGATAGCAAAAGACGGAGTTTGGCATGCGCGATTGGCATCACACCGAATATATACTTTGAAAGACTTTCTACAAGTGTATACTACTAATGAGTCTTCACTATGCACG CTACTTGGCGGGCCCAACAACAACATATGGAAGGCGATAATCAAACACGCGAAAGCTTGTGTTTTAGACGACAAGGTGTACATGTACAGCTGCGTTGATGGGATCGGGCTTTTGTTCAATTCCATTTTGGAACTTGTGGGTGCAACCTTTGATGGTGAAAATCATTTATCCATGAACCAACTTAATGATTTTCAGAAG TCTATGGTGGAAGGACTAAAGCATCAGTTTTACAAAGAGTTGGATGGAATGATACCGATTGATGATCTGTCAGTGGTTGCAACCCCGGTGCTAGGAGTCAATTTTCATG ATAAATTGCAAATGCAGATTCCACATCCATATTGCAGTGGATTGAATGATATGAGCAAACTGGGTGTTGCTGTGGGGTATGATGGCTTTAATCTTCATGATGGGATGTCATCATGGCAAGCAAATAACCAAACTATAGGTTTTACTTCTGATGATTCTGACATCTGCCTCTCAAGAAATGGATCTGAATCTGGATCAGGATCTCCAAGGGGAAGATGGTGCAAGATTCGTGCAGCCATGATATGGGTTTCAGTTCGGAAAGATGTAGCTGCCAAAAGGATGGCGGCGTTTGACCTATTTTCTGATTTCCGGGCTTAA
- the LOC110885460 gene encoding calmodulin-binding protein 60 B isoform X3 has protein sequence MGMKRLHRDDEEDGDDAGPSNQEPKGVGTSSNARNVMPRFSVEELTATLEGLIRGPVRDEVQRVFESFFGKSPRSPSDALQVQSHRTTSLQLRFHTKLLPTYFTGSRIESEDNSALKLVLFDTNCNKIVSNGPFSSLKIAIVPLDGDFPAEDHEDWSQDVFDAKVICAREGKRPLLSGTLVVSLNEGVAELGDVVYTDNSSWRRSRKFRIGAKAQNATAGVRIREARSEAFVVKDQRGESYKKHHPPSLGDEVWRLEKIAKDGVWHARLASHRIYTLKDFLQVYTTNESSLCTLLGGPNNNIWKAIIKHAKACVLDDKVYMYSCVDGIGLLFNSILELVGATFDGENHLSMNQLNDFQKSMVEGLKHQFYKELDGMIPIDDLSVVATPVLGVNFHDSTSILQWIE, from the exons ATGGGAATGAAACGGCTACATAGGGACGACGAGGAGGATGGAGATGACGCTGGACCTTCGAATCAAGAACCGAAGGGAGTTGGAACTTCAAG caaTGCTAGAAACGTGATGCCACGGTTTTCAGTTGAAGAATTAACAGCAACGTTGGAAGGCTTAATTCGTGGACCG GTGCGAGATGAGGTGCAGCGTGTATTTGAATCGTTCTTTGGAAAATCACCAAG ATCTCCTTCTGATGCACTTCAAGTTCAATCGCATAGGACAACGTCCTTGCAGCTTCGTTTTCATACTAAGCTTCTTCCTACATATTTCACCGGCAGTAGGATAGAATCCGAGGACAATAGTGCTCTAAAACTAGTGTTATTCGACACTAACTGTAACAAGATTGTATCAAATGGACCTTTTTCTTCGCTAAAGATAGCGATCGTGCCTCTTGACGGTGATTTTCCGGCTGAGGATCATGAAGATTGGTCTCAGGATGTTTTTGATGCCAAAGTTATATGCGCAAGAGAAGGCAAAAGGCCATTGCTATCCGGGACTTTGGTAGTAAGTCTAAACGAAGGTGTTGCAGAGTTAGGTGATGTAGTTTATACGGATAATTCGAGCTGGAGAAGAAGCCGGAAGTTTAGGATAGGGGCAAAAGCCCAAAATGCAACTGCTGGAGTTAGAATTAGAGAAGCGAGAAGTGAAGCTTTTGTCGTAAAAGATCAGAGGGGAGAGT cATACAAAAAGCACCATCCTCCATCCTTGGGTGATGAAGTATGGCGCTTGGAAAAGATAGCAAAAGACGGAGTTTGGCATGCGCGATTGGCATCACACCGAATATATACTTTGAAAGACTTTCTACAAGTGTATACTACTAATGAGTCTTCACTATGCACG CTACTTGGCGGGCCCAACAACAACATATGGAAGGCGATAATCAAACACGCGAAAGCTTGTGTTTTAGACGACAAGGTGTACATGTACAGCTGCGTTGATGGGATCGGGCTTTTGTTCAATTCCATTTTGGAACTTGTGGGTGCAACCTTTGATGGTGAAAATCATTTATCCATGAACCAACTTAATGATTTTCAGAAG TCTATGGTGGAAGGACTAAAGCATCAGTTTTACAAAGAGTTGGATGGAATGATACCGATTGATGATCTGTCAGTGGTTGCAACCCCGGTGCTAGGAGTCAATTTTCATG ATTCCACATCCATATTGCAGTGGATTGAATGA
- the LOC110885460 gene encoding calmodulin-binding protein 60 B isoform X2 produces the protein MPRFSVEELTATLEGLIRGPVRDEVQRVFESFFGKSPRSPSDALQVQSHRTTSLQLRFHTKLLPTYFTGSRIESEDNSALKLVLFDTNCNKIVSNGPFSSLKIAIVPLDGDFPAEDHEDWSQDVFDAKVICAREGKRPLLSGTLVVSLNEGVAELGDVVYTDNSSWRRSRKFRIGAKAQNATAGVRIREARSEAFVVKDQRGESYKKHHPPSLGDEVWRLEKIAKDGVWHARLASHRIYTLKDFLQVYTTNESSLCTLLGGPNNNIWKAIIKHAKACVLDDKVYMYSCVDGIGLLFNSILELVGATFDGENHLSMNQLNDFQKSMVEGLKHQFYKELDGMIPIDDLSVVATPVLGVNFHDKLQMQIPHPYCSGLNDMSKLGVAVGYDGFNLHDGMSSWQANNQTIGFTSDDSDICLSRNGSESGSGSPRGRWCKIRAAMIWVSVRKDVAAKRMAAFDLFSDFRA, from the exons ATGCCACGGTTTTCAGTTGAAGAATTAACAGCAACGTTGGAAGGCTTAATTCGTGGACCG GTGCGAGATGAGGTGCAGCGTGTATTTGAATCGTTCTTTGGAAAATCACCAAG ATCTCCTTCTGATGCACTTCAAGTTCAATCGCATAGGACAACGTCCTTGCAGCTTCGTTTTCATACTAAGCTTCTTCCTACATATTTCACCGGCAGTAGGATAGAATCCGAGGACAATAGTGCTCTAAAACTAGTGTTATTCGACACTAACTGTAACAAGATTGTATCAAATGGACCTTTTTCTTCGCTAAAGATAGCGATCGTGCCTCTTGACGGTGATTTTCCGGCTGAGGATCATGAAGATTGGTCTCAGGATGTTTTTGATGCCAAAGTTATATGCGCAAGAGAAGGCAAAAGGCCATTGCTATCCGGGACTTTGGTAGTAAGTCTAAACGAAGGTGTTGCAGAGTTAGGTGATGTAGTTTATACGGATAATTCGAGCTGGAGAAGAAGCCGGAAGTTTAGGATAGGGGCAAAAGCCCAAAATGCAACTGCTGGAGTTAGAATTAGAGAAGCGAGAAGTGAAGCTTTTGTCGTAAAAGATCAGAGGGGAGAGT cATACAAAAAGCACCATCCTCCATCCTTGGGTGATGAAGTATGGCGCTTGGAAAAGATAGCAAAAGACGGAGTTTGGCATGCGCGATTGGCATCACACCGAATATATACTTTGAAAGACTTTCTACAAGTGTATACTACTAATGAGTCTTCACTATGCACG CTACTTGGCGGGCCCAACAACAACATATGGAAGGCGATAATCAAACACGCGAAAGCTTGTGTTTTAGACGACAAGGTGTACATGTACAGCTGCGTTGATGGGATCGGGCTTTTGTTCAATTCCATTTTGGAACTTGTGGGTGCAACCTTTGATGGTGAAAATCATTTATCCATGAACCAACTTAATGATTTTCAGAAG TCTATGGTGGAAGGACTAAAGCATCAGTTTTACAAAGAGTTGGATGGAATGATACCGATTGATGATCTGTCAGTGGTTGCAACCCCGGTGCTAGGAGTCAATTTTCATG ATAAATTGCAAATGCAGATTCCACATCCATATTGCAGTGGATTGAATGATATGAGCAAACTGGGTGTTGCTGTGGGGTATGATGGCTTTAATCTTCATGATGGGATGTCATCATGGCAAGCAAATAACCAAACTATAGGTTTTACTTCTGATGATTCTGACATCTGCCTCTCAAGAAATGGATCTGAATCTGGATCAGGATCTCCAAGGGGAAGATGGTGCAAGATTCGTGCAGCCATGATATGGGTTTCAGTTCGGAAAGATGTAGCTGCCAAAAGGATGGCGGCGTTTGACCTATTTTCTGATTTCCGGGCTTAA